One part of the Gossypium raimondii isolate GPD5lz chromosome 1, ASM2569854v1, whole genome shotgun sequence genome encodes these proteins:
- the LOC105785904 gene encoding histidine biosynthesis bifunctional protein hisIE, chloroplastic isoform X2 has protein sequence MAISSLPCIQPVDTLLDSIKWDDKGLAVAIAQNVDTGAILMQGFVNRDALATTITSRKATFFSRSRATLWTKGETSNNFINIYDIFVDCDRDSIIYLGKPDGPTCHTGSETCYFTSIGDLFKEQEVEETNLALTTLYSLEATISKRELELAGKHGKPSWTKRLLLDENLLCSKIREEADELCRTLEEKEDSSCTASEMADVIYHAMVLLRRKDVKIENVLEVLRRRFSQSGIEEKQSRASTES, from the exons ATGGCGATTTCATCTCTCCCTTGTATTCAACCT gttGATACATTGTTGGACAGTATCAAATGGGATGACAAAGGTTTAGCAGTGGCTATAGCTCAAAATGTTGACACTGGAGCCATATTAATGCAAGGCTTTGTCAACAGGGATGCACTAGCTACAACTATCACTTCTAGGAAGGCAACGTTCTTCAGTCGATCACGGGCAACATTGTGGACAAAAGGAGAAACTTCCAACAATTTCATCAACATTTATGACATATTTGTTGATTGTGATCGCGATTCT ATAATTTACCTTGGGAAGCCTGATGGTCCTACCTGCCACACAGGGTCAGAGACATGCTATTTCACATCAATAGGAGATTTGTTTAAGGAGCAAGAA GTTGAAGAAACTAACTTGGCATTGACAACTTTATACTCATTAGAGGCTACAATTTCTAAAAGAGAATTAGAGTTAGCAGGGAAACATGGAAAGCCTTCGTGGACTAAACGGCTCTTACTTGATGAAAACTTGTTGTGCTCAAAAATCCG GGAAGAAGCAGATGAGTTGTGCCGAACGCTGGAGGAGAAAGAGGACAGTTCATGTACTGCCTCAGAAATGGCAGATGTGATCTACCATGCTATGGTTTTGCTAAGGCGCAAAGAtgtaaagatagaaaatgttcTAGAAGTTCTTCGGCGAAGATTCTCTCAATCGGGTATAGAGGAGAAGCAAAGTCGTGCATCAACCGAGAGTTAA
- the LOC105785904 gene encoding histidine biosynthesis bifunctional protein hisIE, chloroplastic isoform X3 → MQGFVNRDALATTITSRKATFFSRSRATLWTKGETSNNFINIYDIFVDCDRDSIIYLGKPDGPTCHTGSETCYFTSIGDLFKEQEVEETNLALTTLYSLEATISKRELELAGKHGKPSWTKRLLLDENLLCSKIREEADELCRTLEEKEDSSCTASEMADVIYHAMVLLRRKDVKIENVLEVLRRRFSQSGIEEKQSRASTES, encoded by the exons ATGCAAGGCTTTGTCAACAGGGATGCACTAGCTACAACTATCACTTCTAGGAAGGCAACGTTCTTCAGTCGATCACGGGCAACATTGTGGACAAAAGGAGAAACTTCCAACAATTTCATCAACATTTATGACATATTTGTTGATTGTGATCGCGATTCT ATAATTTACCTTGGGAAGCCTGATGGTCCTACCTGCCACACAGGGTCAGAGACATGCTATTTCACATCAATAGGAGATTTGTTTAAGGAGCAAGAA GTTGAAGAAACTAACTTGGCATTGACAACTTTATACTCATTAGAGGCTACAATTTCTAAAAGAGAATTAGAGTTAGCAGGGAAACATGGAAAGCCTTCGTGGACTAAACGGCTCTTACTTGATGAAAACTTGTTGTGCTCAAAAATCCG GGAAGAAGCAGATGAGTTGTGCCGAACGCTGGAGGAGAAAGAGGACAGTTCATGTACTGCCTCAGAAATGGCAGATGTGATCTACCATGCTATGGTTTTGCTAAGGCGCAAAGAtgtaaagatagaaaatgttcTAGAAGTTCTTCGGCGAAGATTCTCTCAATCGGGTATAGAGGAGAAGCAAAGTCGTGCATCAACCGAGAGTTAA
- the LOC105785904 gene encoding histidine biosynthesis bifunctional protein hisIE, chloroplastic isoform X1, producing the protein MAISSLPCIQPVRVPFKACSFFPAGVCGGFKNKKRINAVVFSSLRKISNDINIESKVDTLLDSIKWDDKGLAVAIAQNVDTGAILMQGFVNRDALATTITSRKATFFSRSRATLWTKGETSNNFINIYDIFVDCDRDSIIYLGKPDGPTCHTGSETCYFTSIGDLFKEQEVEETNLALTTLYSLEATISKRELELAGKHGKPSWTKRLLLDENLLCSKIREEADELCRTLEEKEDSSCTASEMADVIYHAMVLLRRKDVKIENVLEVLRRRFSQSGIEEKQSRASTES; encoded by the exons ATGGCGATTTCATCTCTCCCTTGTATTCAACCTGTAAGAGTTCCTTTCAAAGCTTGTAGCTTCTTTCCTGCTGGTGTTTGTGGTGgattcaaaaataagaaaaggatAAATGCTGTTGTTTTTTCTTCGTTGAGGAAAATTTCCAACGATATCAACATTGAATCCAAG gttGATACATTGTTGGACAGTATCAAATGGGATGACAAAGGTTTAGCAGTGGCTATAGCTCAAAATGTTGACACTGGAGCCATATTAATGCAAGGCTTTGTCAACAGGGATGCACTAGCTACAACTATCACTTCTAGGAAGGCAACGTTCTTCAGTCGATCACGGGCAACATTGTGGACAAAAGGAGAAACTTCCAACAATTTCATCAACATTTATGACATATTTGTTGATTGTGATCGCGATTCT ATAATTTACCTTGGGAAGCCTGATGGTCCTACCTGCCACACAGGGTCAGAGACATGCTATTTCACATCAATAGGAGATTTGTTTAAGGAGCAAGAA GTTGAAGAAACTAACTTGGCATTGACAACTTTATACTCATTAGAGGCTACAATTTCTAAAAGAGAATTAGAGTTAGCAGGGAAACATGGAAAGCCTTCGTGGACTAAACGGCTCTTACTTGATGAAAACTTGTTGTGCTCAAAAATCCG GGAAGAAGCAGATGAGTTGTGCCGAACGCTGGAGGAGAAAGAGGACAGTTCATGTACTGCCTCAGAAATGGCAGATGTGATCTACCATGCTATGGTTTTGCTAAGGCGCAAAGAtgtaaagatagaaaatgttcTAGAAGTTCTTCGGCGAAGATTCTCTCAATCGGGTATAGAGGAGAAGCAAAGTCGTGCATCAACCGAGAGTTAA